The Tursiops truncatus isolate mTurTru1 chromosome 6, mTurTru1.mat.Y, whole genome shotgun sequence genome includes a window with the following:
- the LOC117312808 gene encoding uncharacterized protein: MLASIGVLEDVTDLTGLHPNQNLGRPDPCPARVQESLPTSTRTSQTVQEASGAAGCCLLCSGPDAAYGPGNATSGARELQSGAARVDKPGGGGGGEDEAEHTLAHAAPRSPRLGGEDRSFGGRRVGTPSPPHGLLSGRRGAHRRPRARRGLTRPTLQRPSPAPRARRRPHPQPGESPARKPRAPGHCGRPGLPGGLLVAGQLSGSEGGVRTRKRRAGAAGEGRGRSAEAPASSGQAEKLQTHWRQWRWQRRRSCSSLRVFLGHVQDGGAPCTGFPVTLAMGRTTKEGGRRMRTQLEKPGRVWPWPGLLTTPLPQSSPLDSSQRCRTRPSGPRARRGGGKRLCASAVARPRLLWEVTAQVSVGPAETPKSIVDPRHCACCT; encoded by the exons ATGCTAGCTAGCATCGGGGTCTTAGAGGATGTCACAGACCTTACAGGGCTTCACCCAAACCAGAACCTCGGACGCCCAGACCCCTGCCCAGCCCGAGTCCAAGAGAGCCTACCCACATCGACAAGGACGTCGCAGACGGTCCAAGAGGCCAGCGGGGCTGCGGGCTGCTGCCTTTTGTGCTCGGGGCCGGACGCGGCCTATGGGCCGGGGAACGCCACGTCCGGGGCTCGTGAGCTGCAGAGCGGCGCGGCCCGCGTGGACAAACCCGGCGGGGGAG GAGGCGGGGAAGACGAGGCCGAACACACCCTTGCCCACGCCGCGCCCCGGAGCCCTCGACTGGGCGGGGAGGACCGGAGCTTCGGCGGGCGCCGCGTGGGGACACCCTCGCCCCCGCATGGACTCCTGTCAGGCCGCCGCGGCGCCCACCGCCGACCCCGGGCTCGCCGCGGCCTGACACGGCCCACCCTGCAACGCCCCTCGCCCGCGCCCCGGGCCCGCCGtcgtccccacccccagcccgggGAGAGCCCGGCGAGGAAGCCCCGGGCCCCCGGACACTGCGGAAGGCCTGGGTTACCTGGGGGGTTGCTGGTGGCTGGGCAGCTTTCCGGGAGTGAGGGGGGCGTCAGGACGAGGAAGAGGCGGGCGGGCGCAGCAGGAGAGGGGCGGGGGCGGTCGGCCGAGGCGCCGGCAAGCAGCGGGCAGGCCGAGAAGCTGCAGACGCACTGGCGGCAGTGGCGGTGGCAGCGGCGACGTTCCTGCAGCTCCCTCAGGGTCTTCCTCGGGCACGTCCAAGATGGCGGCGCTCCCTGCACAGGGTTTCCTGTCACCCTCGCAATGGGCCGGACCACAAAAGAAGGGGGGAGGAGGATGCGCACGCAGCTGGAGAAGCCCGGAAGAGTGTGGCCGTGGCCCGGCCTGCTGACCACGCCCCTTCCTCAGTCCTCCCCTCTGGACTCGTCGCAACGCTGCCGAACCCGCCCCTCTGGTCCTCGCGCCCGAAGGGGCGGAGGAAAGCGCTTGTGCGCAAGCGCAGTCGCGCGTCCTCGCCTCCTGTGGGAAGTTACTGCGCAGGTTTCCGTAGGACCTGCTGAG accCCTAAAAGTATTGTGGACCCTAGGCACTGTGCCTGCTGTACCTAA